The window AGCCGTTCCGGGCAAGGGAATCGAGCAGATTACCTTATTGAATCACATCTGTCAGTCATTCTTGATCACAATTGTGCTATTTGTCGGATTTGACGGACATCTCCAGCCACCAGCGGGTCCGTTCCGGGGAGGGGCGTCCGGAAGCGCGAGAGAGGGCGGCAGGGCCGCCTAGGCGTGGCCGCTGTTCCAGAGCTGTTCGTACACGGCGCGGAGGGCTTCGGCTTCGAGGACGAGGTCGAAATGCGTCGCCACGTGCTTCAGGGCCTGGCGTCCGTGAAGGCCGGCCAGCGCTGGATCCGCCAGGTAGGGCCGGATCGCCTCGCGCAGAGCCTTGGCATCTCCGGGCGGGACAACCGCGCCGGTGGCCCCGGGAACGATCTGGTCGGCGTAGGCCCCGGCGTCGCTGGCCACCACCGGAACCCCCGAGGCCATCGCCTCGAGCGGGGTCAGTCCGAATCCCTCATTCCGGGACGGCGCGACATAGAGGGAAAGCCGGCGGTACCAGGAGGCGACTTCAGGGACTTCGCCGAGAAACCGGATGCGATCCGTCAGACCGGCCCCGGCAATCCGGTTGACCAGGCTGTCCGCAAAGGGGCGGTGTTCGGAAGTGACCCGGCCGGTAAGGATGGCGGTCCAGTCGGGGTGCTGCGGCAGCAGATCGAGCATCGCCTCGACGAAGAGATCGGTGCCCTTCTGAGGCCGGATGCGACCGAAGCACCCGATCAGAAAACGACCGGGCAGACCGGCCGCGGCAGGATCGAAGCCGGGGACCTCCGGGGGGTGAAACCGCCGGAGATCGACTCCGTGGCGGATGACGGTATGGGGAACCTGGAGGAAGCTGCCGGACCGGGGGTTGGTGGCGATGACGGCGTCCATGCGCCGGATCATCCAGCGGGTGAAGCGCCGGTGATGCCGCTGGGCGGCGGAGGTGAAGACGAGGCGGAGGGGGGCGCGGAGGAGGTGGCAGAGTCCGATGCCGGCGAGCATCTCGATGTTGCGTCTCGCATGCCAGATGCGGAAAGGACGCGAGGGCGGGCGCCGCCAAAGGGCCGGCAGTTGCCACCAGCGAAGGCGGGGGAAGGACGGTGGCAGGCCGGGCCCCAGGGTGGCCACGCCGAGTTGCCGGGCCTGGAGCGGGACAAGTTGGAG is drawn from Verrucomicrobiia bacterium and contains these coding sequences:
- a CDS encoding glycosyltransferase family 4 protein codes for the protein MSSGALPSPNRPVPAAPDQAAPPDPARVEVVAPHFKRRLSGVTSTLLQLVPLQARQLGVATLGPGLPPSFPRLRWWQLPALWRRPPSRPFRIWHARRNIEMLAGIGLCHLLRAPLRLVFTSAAQRHHRRFTRWMIRRMDAVIATNPRSGSFLQVPHTVIRHGVDLRRFHPPEVPGFDPAAAGLPGRFLIGCFGRIRPQKGTDLFVEAMLDLLPQHPDWTAILTGRVTSEHRPFADSLVNRIAGAGLTDRIRFLGEVPEVASWYRRLSLYVAPSRNEGFGLTPLEAMASGVPVVASDAGAYADQIVPGATGAVVPPGDAKALREAIRPYLADPALAGLHGRQALKHVATHFDLVLEAEALRAVYEQLWNSGHA